The following are encoded together in the Mesoterricola sediminis genome:
- a CDS encoding 5-methylcytosine restriction system specificity protein McrC has protein sequence MTGIPIRNLYYLLGYAWDLLEEAETWQVELENLPTGLDLLTRLILRGTQRLLRRGIDHGYMAQADVLTTIRGRIDFTASARRMLMERAKVQCDFEEFLPDLLHNRILKSTLRNLQAYPEVAQRQRSEVHVLLRRMEGITPLKIRSTHFGSVRLHRNNAHYALLMHLCRLVNANLLVCEETGKTTFKNFMREKGQMAKLFQSFVYNFYRKETQFVVSQEVPIDWDSQEPNPLLPSMKADLILKRKDRTIVVECKFYEEALQTHYLGTSPKLHSTHLYQLSTYLQHLQPGLDGTPPEGLLIYPATGIQFSTDLVLAGKRIRACTLDLMEPWNLIAEQMHRFLVQGHSYPHIGYS, from the coding sequence ATGACGGGAATCCCAATCCGGAATCTCTACTATCTGCTCGGTTACGCCTGGGACCTTTTGGAGGAGGCCGAGACGTGGCAGGTAGAGTTGGAGAACCTGCCTACCGGACTCGACCTCCTCACTCGGCTGATCCTCCGCGGGACCCAGCGTTTACTGAGAAGGGGAATTGATCATGGGTACATGGCACAGGCGGATGTCCTAACCACGATCCGCGGGCGAATCGATTTCACGGCTTCAGCCCGACGCATGTTGATGGAACGGGCAAAGGTGCAATGCGACTTCGAGGAATTCCTGCCCGACCTGCTCCACAACCGAATTCTCAAATCGACCCTCAGGAATCTACAGGCATATCCAGAGGTTGCTCAACGGCAGAGATCCGAAGTCCATGTTCTGCTGAGGCGAATGGAGGGGATCACGCCCTTGAAGATCAGGTCCACCCATTTCGGCTCGGTCCGTCTTCACCGGAACAATGCTCATTACGCCCTCCTGATGCACCTCTGCCGGCTGGTGAATGCCAATCTCCTGGTATGTGAGGAGACCGGGAAAACCACATTCAAGAACTTCATGCGGGAGAAGGGTCAGATGGCGAAGCTTTTCCAAAGCTTTGTCTATAACTTCTACCGCAAAGAAACTCAGTTCGTTGTTAGCCAGGAGGTCCCCATCGACTGGGATAGTCAGGAGCCCAACCCTCTGCTCCCTAGCATGAAGGCGGACTTGATCCTCAAGAGGAAAGACCGCACCATCGTGGTGGAGTGCAAGTTCTATGAAGAGGCTCTTCAGACCCACTACCTAGGCACCTCGCCGAAGCTCCATTCCACCCATCTCTACCAGCTATCGACCTACCTCCAGCACTTGCAGCCAGGGCTTGATGGTACCCCACCCGAAGGGCTTCTCATCTACCCTGCCACTGGCATTCAGTTCTCCACCGACTTGGTCCTCGCCGGTAAGCGTATTCGCGCCTGCACCCTTGATCTGATGGAGCCTTGGAACCTGATCGCCGAGCAAATGCACAGGTTCCTGGTCCAAGGTCACAGCTATCCCCATATTGGGTATTCCTAG
- a CDS encoding ATP-binding protein yields the protein MNHPYQVMGTTVPKMLGRRRLIEQIERHVSKPSPDHVQIVGPRLYGKSVLLADLAGRHKTGKTQYATAAYVDLRHAPPADDANFRRRFAETVKVALAPVFPEVAEFIDLADGGLHELLDLAFQELEQRQARMLVVLDGFDHVLSGAGITRTLWDQLRSLAQKSSLRLVTGSRQPLRELCRTEESRTSDFWEIFYDAPILIGPFIEDDWDDLLAPLIANGVAVDSSARKELMNWSGGVPVLAAALLERIAETAQSGQAVTKNNVDIIATRMLEQPPAHLEQLWDDCSVELRGDIAAVSESEGIALSELSAPRQRALEGRGYGLPSGNKIRSACRLMAKYSLEQGPVVADLKRLFGAMTDYMANVEGFLELRVGHLASQGADQQLVTYLKHSIRDVATSPEMSLVAIRSLVQRALQLIWAKELDSSRTFPDDWIMEWQYGGATPRWLDDRKRLPSGDGEQMHALDLLTGKKIGPRLIDRKAKALTRSTFLLLDNLRSIGDFGQHLKDYPECPPTTSFAVAVIGIAIECVSALTRDLA from the coding sequence ATGAACCACCCCTACCAGGTGATGGGCACAACGGTGCCAAAGATGCTCGGCCGGCGCCGCCTCATTGAACAGATCGAACGTCACGTCTCGAAGCCATCTCCCGACCACGTCCAGATTGTTGGGCCGAGGTTGTACGGAAAGTCTGTGCTGCTTGCGGATCTGGCTGGGCGCCATAAGACGGGGAAGACCCAATATGCAACGGCAGCCTACGTTGACTTGCGCCACGCTCCGCCCGCAGACGATGCAAATTTTCGGCGACGATTCGCCGAAACGGTCAAGGTGGCCCTCGCGCCCGTGTTTCCCGAAGTGGCGGAATTCATCGACTTGGCCGACGGTGGCCTTCATGAGCTCCTGGATCTAGCATTCCAGGAACTGGAGCAGCGACAAGCCCGCATGCTGGTCGTTCTCGACGGCTTCGACCATGTCCTCTCGGGGGCAGGGATCACGAGAACGTTGTGGGATCAGCTCCGGTCGCTCGCACAGAAATCCAGCTTACGTCTCGTTACCGGAAGCAGACAGCCATTGCGAGAGCTTTGTCGTACGGAGGAATCCCGTACCTCTGATTTTTGGGAAATCTTTTACGATGCGCCGATTCTCATCGGACCTTTTATAGAAGACGACTGGGACGACCTGCTTGCACCGCTGATTGCCAATGGTGTCGCAGTAGACTCATCGGCAAGGAAGGAGCTAATGAATTGGTCCGGTGGCGTGCCAGTTCTAGCAGCTGCGCTTCTTGAGCGCATTGCCGAGACGGCGCAAAGCGGGCAAGCGGTAACGAAGAACAACGTCGATATTATCGCGACGAGGATGCTGGAGCAGCCCCCCGCCCACCTGGAGCAACTCTGGGATGACTGTAGTGTCGAACTGCGCGGTGATATTGCCGCTGTCTCCGAGAGCGAAGGCATTGCCCTTTCCGAGCTGTCTGCTCCGAGGCAGCGCGCGCTTGAAGGCCGCGGCTATGGGTTGCCATCAGGGAACAAGATTCGGTCGGCTTGCCGGCTCATGGCGAAGTATTCGTTAGAGCAGGGGCCGGTAGTGGCCGATCTGAAGCGATTGTTCGGCGCCATGACCGACTACATGGCAAACGTTGAGGGATTCCTCGAATTGCGAGTCGGCCATTTGGCCTCCCAAGGTGCAGATCAGCAGTTGGTCACCTACCTGAAGCACTCCATTCGCGATGTCGCGACCTCGCCCGAGATGAGCCTAGTAGCCATCAGGAGCCTTGTGCAGCGAGCACTCCAACTGATTTGGGCAAAAGAACTTGATTCTAGTCGGACATTCCCAGACGACTGGATCATGGAATGGCAATACGGTGGTGCGACTCCAAGATGGCTCGACGATAGGAAGCGACTCCCTTCCGGTGACGGCGAGCAAATGCACGCCCTCGATTTGCTCACCGGCAAAAAGATAGGCCCCAGATTGATTGATAGGAAGGCAAAGGCACTGACGAGGTCAACGTTCCTATTGCTGGACAATCTGCGGTCGATCGGTGATTTCGGCCAGCACTTGAAGGACTACCCCGAGTGCCCTCCTACGACGAGTTTCGCCGTGGCGGTCATTGGCATCGCCATCGAGTGTGTCTCGGCGCTCACAAGGGACTTGGCGTGA
- a CDS encoding N-6 DNA methylase, translated as MNYDGLEVSQAMTRGTHSTDARKASDAIWAVADRWRSSSAANVVEFLSPLAGLLVVRWAAFMDAEMEAVSAFDDTPFVPQLPETLRQVSWCDAQGLVARLSTGLLEVGPGHQATIGRYVAAAAPPVLECYTRHREVFAGLVEWVAGLPFDGADGRNIAAAAFDELLEKVMEGQGKFGGEYTTPNSVVSLMVDLVNPKPGDRVYDPCFGVGGLLVEASRRLWKTIATQGLQRWDDVRNNGIFGVEINAAPFVIGLCRMVLAGIDKPGLELGDALERPLPRNRAVEGFDCILAAPPWGGRLLDARSRQYPVPSGGIENLFLQHVMANLRPGGRAVIALPEGTLFRTGPDRLVRKVLLDEYRVDGIIALPEGAFAPCTAVPSSLVVFRREAPRSNVRFVTVPGKAWRVNAGARFGDGDGYVAAGGQSRSGDGIDSSEGQPGSPTLSAPSHSLFRDLPMLIRHERIDSIGLAPGVDAWDVDVSALAARDYELLAKHTGADELRATLERIVATDPSIKVVPLRQVADLALGVTYDKSVTSTNPKEEGTLGLLRVGDFSDFGAKIPGMRLTREGAIRLKEKQLLRAGDVAVTLSGTVGKAAVISDAAGTVGSVPAKSVAVVRCNADVQASFLAALLRSPAYQSWMHGHARGVTIQHLSVRTLGNLPVPVLPIAIQDAVLRTLEPRGDALLLLLRFAAGGTSDPMAAWLERPGVVSLLSDKAQTTDVTHALSGAGHELQELRSLRNRIVHGKEIVLTDAVRHWLIAAAELAPILVGIDTVPEGAPRIAVLELAKSRLEIARRALGFDGDEELITRGSQSGSKHELGSHSRSRLLVIRLRSLMAALEHLLDAATAEMLGPAKLRLKAEPPEVVVGVPTEVRLELENASTFGLRAVRVFTDPDVGTGNASYVAEGSMMRVPLTIHAIDSSRALEIRVRWEAMRLDGMPVRGDETIEILVRSTRQAVLAGDLGPSPYIVGNPIDRDDMFFGRAEVIERIRRQLGSEANANVILLEGNRRTGKTSVLKQLMKKGALPGWIPVYCSFQNTEGDESKAGITTQSVYRLMARMLGWTLSDAGIRTWFPGGPKLEGDRPFKVEFRAALDHAFSGPHPFEIFEEYLSAALEAARPRRVLLMLDEFDKLQEGIDSGVTSPQVPENIRHLLQHHAGLSAVLTGSRRFKRLREEYWSALFGLGYRIGISALPPEDAQRLVIEPVVDRLSYLPAARDLLVDLCARQPFLVQSLCNRVFERAAKTKERIITLAAVNEAAAEMVRDNEHFRTLWGYAQTHRRRLLLVLCDRLADGPDPINLALFSAQLEALGVHVDLDSQIGDDLEYLRELELIEFDKAYRGGTYRIAVPLLGMWIRTSIDFDDAVARAREEAEESRA; from the coding sequence GTGAACTATGATGGCCTCGAGGTCTCGCAAGCCATGACAAGAGGCACCCACAGCACCGATGCCCGGAAGGCTTCTGATGCCATTTGGGCTGTGGCAGACCGATGGCGGTCTTCATCTGCTGCAAACGTTGTCGAATTTCTGTCGCCGCTGGCGGGCCTCCTCGTGGTTCGCTGGGCGGCTTTCATGGATGCGGAAATGGAGGCAGTGTCTGCGTTCGACGACACGCCATTCGTGCCGCAACTTCCTGAGACGCTTAGGCAGGTTTCCTGGTGTGATGCTCAGGGGCTTGTGGCACGGCTGAGCACAGGCCTGCTCGAAGTGGGCCCGGGCCATCAAGCCACGATCGGCCGATATGTTGCCGCAGCTGCCCCTCCCGTGCTGGAGTGCTATACGCGGCACCGTGAGGTATTCGCGGGCCTTGTGGAATGGGTGGCAGGATTGCCATTTGACGGGGCCGATGGGCGGAATATTGCAGCGGCAGCCTTCGACGAACTGCTAGAGAAGGTCATGGAGGGGCAGGGAAAATTTGGTGGTGAGTATACAACCCCGAATTCCGTAGTTAGCCTCATGGTTGACCTCGTCAACCCGAAGCCTGGTGATCGAGTCTACGACCCATGCTTCGGTGTCGGTGGTCTGCTCGTCGAAGCCTCGCGGCGACTGTGGAAGACTATTGCTACCCAAGGTCTCCAGCGCTGGGACGACGTGCGCAACAACGGCATCTTCGGTGTCGAGATCAACGCTGCGCCGTTTGTCATCGGGTTGTGCCGTATGGTCCTTGCGGGCATTGACAAGCCCGGGCTCGAGCTCGGCGACGCTCTTGAGCGTCCGCTTCCAAGAAACCGGGCAGTGGAGGGGTTTGATTGCATTTTAGCGGCACCGCCATGGGGCGGCCGTCTTTTGGATGCCAGATCTCGCCAGTATCCAGTCCCATCAGGAGGCATAGAAAATCTCTTCCTTCAGCATGTGATGGCAAACCTCCGGCCGGGAGGACGCGCGGTTATCGCTCTTCCCGAAGGTACACTCTTTCGCACGGGTCCTGATCGGCTGGTTCGAAAGGTGCTGCTCGATGAGTACCGCGTAGATGGCATCATCGCGTTACCCGAAGGGGCATTCGCCCCATGTACCGCCGTCCCGTCGAGCCTGGTTGTCTTTCGGCGTGAGGCCCCCCGCTCCAACGTGCGTTTTGTCACCGTCCCTGGAAAGGCTTGGCGTGTCAACGCTGGCGCCAGATTCGGCGATGGCGACGGCTATGTTGCGGCAGGTGGCCAAAGCCGATCAGGTGATGGAATTGATTCCAGTGAAGGGCAACCTGGAAGCCCTACTTTAAGTGCCCCTTCGCATAGCTTATTCCGTGACCTCCCGATGCTCATCCGGCATGAGCGAATTGATTCCATCGGGCTAGCTCCCGGTGTGGATGCATGGGATGTTGACGTTTCAGCCCTCGCAGCGCGCGATTACGAGCTACTCGCGAAGCACACCGGAGCAGATGAGTTACGTGCCACGCTTGAGCGCATTGTTGCCACTGATCCTTCCATCAAAGTTGTCCCCCTCCGCCAAGTGGCTGATCTTGCGCTCGGGGTGACGTACGACAAATCGGTCACTTCAACAAACCCGAAGGAAGAAGGGACATTGGGGCTACTGCGTGTCGGTGACTTTTCCGACTTCGGGGCAAAGATCCCCGGCATGCGCCTCACCCGAGAAGGGGCCATTCGGCTGAAAGAAAAGCAACTTCTGCGCGCCGGTGATGTCGCAGTCACATTGTCGGGCACCGTCGGGAAGGCAGCGGTCATTTCCGATGCGGCTGGCACCGTCGGATCTGTCCCCGCAAAGAGCGTCGCGGTTGTTCGGTGCAATGCGGATGTTCAAGCGTCCTTCCTGGCAGCACTGCTTAGGTCTCCTGCCTACCAATCGTGGATGCACGGCCATGCCCGAGGCGTGACGATCCAGCACTTATCTGTGCGAACGCTCGGGAACTTGCCGGTGCCTGTGTTGCCGATCGCAATCCAGGACGCTGTCCTTAGGACGCTTGAACCTCGAGGGGATGCTCTCTTGCTCCTCCTCAGATTTGCTGCCGGTGGCACCTCTGATCCTATGGCCGCATGGCTTGAGCGACCAGGAGTTGTCTCACTCCTGTCCGACAAAGCACAAACGACTGATGTCACTCACGCACTCTCAGGTGCTGGCCACGAACTTCAGGAACTTCGGTCCCTTCGGAATCGCATTGTTCATGGTAAGGAAATAGTGCTGACGGACGCAGTGAGGCATTGGCTGATCGCGGCCGCTGAATTGGCTCCAATCCTTGTGGGCATCGACACCGTTCCAGAAGGAGCTCCGCGAATTGCTGTGCTCGAGTTAGCAAAGAGCCGGCTGGAAATCGCTCGGCGCGCGCTTGGATTCGACGGTGACGAGGAATTGATCACGCGCGGATCACAGTCGGGATCGAAACATGAATTGGGGTCGCATTCGCGATCGAGGTTGCTCGTTATACGCCTTAGAAGCTTGATGGCCGCACTGGAACATCTTCTCGACGCGGCAACGGCAGAGATGCTTGGGCCTGCCAAGCTCAGATTGAAAGCCGAGCCCCCTGAGGTGGTTGTGGGGGTTCCAACAGAGGTGCGACTTGAATTAGAAAACGCATCAACATTCGGTCTACGTGCAGTTCGCGTTTTCACTGATCCCGATGTCGGGACGGGAAACGCGTCCTATGTGGCAGAGGGCAGTATGATGCGGGTCCCGCTCACCATCCACGCGATCGACTCGAGTAGGGCTCTTGAGATCCGAGTGCGTTGGGAGGCTATGCGACTGGATGGGATGCCTGTGCGCGGTGACGAAACCATCGAAATCCTCGTGCGGTCCACCAGGCAGGCCGTCCTAGCGGGAGATCTTGGACCGAGTCCGTACATCGTTGGAAACCCAATCGATCGGGATGACATGTTCTTCGGCCGTGCCGAAGTGATTGAGCGCATCAGGCGACAGCTGGGCTCTGAGGCTAACGCCAATGTCATCCTGCTGGAAGGCAACCGGCGGACGGGTAAGACTTCAGTTCTCAAGCAGTTGATGAAGAAGGGCGCGCTACCAGGCTGGATACCGGTCTATTGCTCATTCCAAAATACTGAGGGTGACGAATCCAAGGCAGGGATCACGACCCAGAGCGTTTATAGACTAATGGCAAGGATGCTTGGATGGACTCTTTCCGATGCAGGCATACGCACCTGGTTCCCCGGTGGTCCTAAACTTGAAGGCGACCGTCCCTTTAAGGTGGAGTTTCGTGCTGCGCTTGATCATGCATTCTCCGGGCCCCACCCATTCGAGATCTTTGAGGAGTACCTCTCAGCCGCACTTGAAGCAGCACGACCTCGACGCGTACTCCTTATGCTCGATGAGTTTGACAAACTGCAGGAAGGTATCGATAGCGGGGTAACGAGCCCTCAGGTTCCTGAGAACATTCGTCACCTCCTGCAGCATCATGCGGGACTATCGGCCGTTCTTACAGGGTCGCGCAGGTTTAAACGTCTTCGTGAAGAGTACTGGTCAGCACTTTTCGGGCTTGGGTACCGGATCGGTATCAGTGCACTCCCACCTGAGGATGCGCAGCGCCTTGTCATCGAGCCCGTTGTTGATCGACTGAGTTACCTACCGGCCGCACGAGATCTGCTTGTTGATCTCTGCGCACGCCAGCCGTTCCTTGTGCAGTCCCTTTGCAACCGTGTGTTCGAGCGGGCCGCAAAAACCAAAGAGCGCATCATCACGCTTGCGGCGGTGAATGAGGCCGCTGCCGAAATGGTTCGCGACAATGAGCATTTTCGGACACTCTGGGGCTACGCACAGACGCACAGGCGCCGGTTGCTTCTTGTGTTATGTGACCGTCTCGCCGATGGTCCGGACCCAATAAACCTTGCTTTGTTTTCTGCCCAACTCGAAGCCCTGGGCGTCCATGTCGATCTGGACAGTCAGATCGGCGACGACCTGGAGTATTTGCGCGAACTTGAATTGATAGAATTTGATAAGGCATATCGTGGAGGCACGTACCGGATTGCCGTGCCTTTGCTCGGCATGTGGATTCGAACCTCAATCGATTTTGATGACGCGGTTGCCCGCGCCCGGGAAGAAGCAGAGGAGTCGCGCGCATGA